The Tachyglossus aculeatus isolate mTacAcu1 chromosome 4, mTacAcu1.pri, whole genome shotgun sequence genome contains a region encoding:
- the MRPL53 gene encoding 39S ribosomal protein L53, mitochondrial, producing MAVRLGLRPVRRVLVRFCPFQDRVEATRAVLQTLSSEKVRASNLNCSIQVDVRHDGSAPQVDVLFADGDRLILRGAYLTAQEMLQALVTRIQAKEQPEADKKPEGRKP from the exons ATGGCGGTCAGGCTGGGCCTGCGGCCCGTCCGGCGGGTCCTGGTCCGCTTCTGCCCCTTCCAGGACCGCGTGGAGGCCACCAG GGCTGTGTTGCAGACGCTGAGCAGTGAGAAAGTGCGCGCCTCCAACCTCAACTGCTCCATCCAGGTGGACGTCAGACACGACGGCTCCGCGCCCCAAGTAGACGTCCTCTTCG CGGACGGAGACCGCCTGATCCTGCGAGGCGCTTACCTCACGGCCCAGGAGATGCTTCAGGCGCTGGTCACTCGAATCCAGGCCAAGGAACAGCCCGAGGCGGACAAGAAGCCGGAGGGGAGGAAGCCGTGA